A genomic stretch from Sceloporus undulatus isolate JIND9_A2432 ecotype Alabama chromosome 5, SceUnd_v1.1, whole genome shotgun sequence includes:
- the LOC121930819 gene encoding olfactory receptor 1086-like, which produces MDASNQTQVAEFVFLGFSGVSHGHIYLFFVFLAIYLATIFGNTAIITLIQLDSRLHSPMYFFLSHLSCLDLCYSSVTVPKILVNFWHQRQTISYNQCMAQMFFLMMFAGSECALLAIMAYDRYAAICQPLRYSKLMSSQVRIPLAVASWLWGLLDSVIHTALATNLSFCGANRIDHIFCDVPPLLKIACSDTYVNEITLHLASIFMGLSPFLFIVLSYVYILSAILRIRSNTSRRKAFSTCAAHMTVVTIYYGMINLNYNRPSAGYSLEIDTLISVLYCVITPMLNPLIYSLRNKEVKGALQKLLERQRKGYTSTWWKW; this is translated from the coding sequence ATGGACGCCAGCAACCAGACACAGGTGGCAGAATTTGTCTTCCTGGGTTTCTCAGGTGTCTCACATGGCCACATCTACCTCTTCTTTGTGTTCCTCGCCATCTACTTGGCTACCATCTTTGGAAACACAGCCATCATCACCCTCATCCAGCTGGATTCCCGCCTTCACAGCCCCATGTATTTTTTCCTCAGCCATCTCTCCTGCTTGGACCTTTGCTACTCCTCCGTCACCGTCCCCAAGATCCTGGTGAATTTCTGGCACCAGAGACAGACCATTTCATACAACCAGTGCATGGCCCAGATGTTCTTCCTGATGATGTTCGCGGGCTCCGAATGCGCGCTGCTGGCCATCATGGCCTACGACCGCTATGCAGCCATTTGCCAGCCATTGAGGTACAGTAAGCTGATGAGCAGCCAGGTGCGCATCCCTCTTGCTGTGGCCTCTTGGCTCTGGGGCCTTCTCGACTCGGTCATTCACACTGCGCTGGCTACCAACTTGTCTTTCTGTGGGGCCAACCGCATCGACCACATCTTCTGCGACGTCCCGCCTCTCCTGAAAATCGCCTGCAGCGACACCTATGTCAACGAGATCACGCTCCACCTGGCCAGCATCTTCATGGGCTTGAGCCCTTTCTTGTTCATTGTCTTGTCCTACGTCTACATCCTGTCGGCCATCTTGCGAATCCGCTCCAACACCAGCAGACGCAAGGCCTTCTCTACCTGTGCGGCTCATATGACTGTGGTGACCATTTACTACGGGATGATAAATCTGAACTACAACCGCCCCAGCGCCGGCTACTCTTTGGAGATTGACACCCTGATCTCCGTGTTGTATTGCGTCATCACCCCAATGCTCAACCCCCTCATTTACAGCCTCCGCAACAAAGAGGTGAAGGGAGCCCTGCAGAAGTTGCTGGAGAGACAGAGGAAGGGATATACTTCCACCTGGTGGAAGTGGTAG